In Candidatus Methylomirabilota bacterium, the genomic window GGTCAGGGTCGGGACGATCGAGTCGTCCCAGGTGCGCTGGACGAAGTCGCGGACCTTGGCGGAGTCGAGCGCCATCGCGTCCCCCCTCAGGACGCGATGCGGAGGCCGGAGCGGAGCTCGAAGAGCTCCTGCACTTCGAGCGACACGTTCGCGATCCGCGCGAGCTTCCCACAGTGGCGACAGTGGATGAAGGCGGGTTCGCGCTTGATGAACGTGCTGTCGCACTTCGGGCAGCGGTCGGCCGCCTCGGCGAGGAACGTCCGCGCCGCGCGCGCGAGCGCGAGCTCGGGGGTGAGCCTCAGCACCTTGCCTCGGGCACTCGCCTTGCCTCCGGCGTTCATGGCGGACGCCATTGTACTCGACGTGGAGCCGAGCGCAACGGGTGTTAGCATAGGGGGCGGGGAGTCGACGTTCTTCCACCGGTCGTCCGGCCGACGCCGGCGCGCCGGCCGAGGAGGTGCCTGTGTTCGGGTATTCGAAGAAGATCGCGATGCCGGCGCGGGACCAGGCGCTGCCGGGACGCAACGAGCGCATGCCCGTGCCCGAGAAGCACTTCGTCAACGCCAACCCGCTCGTGCCGCCGTTCCCGGCGGGGACGGAGCTGGCGATGTTCGGGCTCGGCTGCTTCTGGGGCGCCGAGCGGAAGTTCTGGCAGCTGGACGGTGTCTACACTACCGCCGTCGGCTATGCCGGCGGCTCCACCAGGAATCCGACGTACCGCGAGGTCTGCTCGGGCGCGACCGGGCACACCGAGGCCGTGCTGGTCGGGTACGATCCGCGCA contains:
- a CDS encoding peptide-methionine (S)-S-oxide reductase, whose amino-acid sequence is MPVFGYSKKIAMPARDQALPGRNERMPVPEKHFVNANPLVPPFPAGTELAMFGLGCFWGAERKFWQLDGVYTTAVGYAGGSTRNPTYREVCSGATGHTEAVLVGYDPR